The Xylocopa sonorina isolate GNS202 chromosome 17, iyXylSono1_principal, whole genome shotgun sequence genome includes a region encoding these proteins:
- the LOC143431308 gene encoding leucine-rich melanocyte differentiation-associated protein isoform X2, producing the protein MAERSQEDFNRSALTAWYTGQRAEKIPEGLVGVVGDNCTSLDLSYNELTSITAVKHFHSLQELILDNNKLRDLRTLPRIPSLTTLSLNNNKITDIDSALKSIQECCPSVVYVSLLGNPGCPDQLTNPTSTDDEDYDRYRLYAIYVLPTTLRFLDSRPVTRQERIDAERRGKYSRTVKMVPELSSKFVPKPVEEFDDIFFNVNYTPLPRSIRHPLDHKGAFGKCRYRYSGKNSEGNRFISNNDL; encoded by the exons ATGGCGGAACGGagccaagaagatttcaacaggAGCGCGTTGACG GCTTGGTACACGGGACAACGGGCCGAAAAAATTCCCGAAGGATTAGTGGGTGTTGTCGGCGATAATTGCACGAGTTTAGATCTATCTTACAACGAACTAACCTCAATTACCGCTGTTAAACATTTCCACAGCCTACAGGAGTTAATACTCGACAATAATAAGCTTCGAGACCTGAGAACGTTGCCTCGTATACCGAGTTTGACTACTCTCAGTTTAAACAACAACAAG ATAACAGACATAGACAGCGCGTTGAAAAGCATACAGGAATGTTGCCCAAGTGTGGTATATGTGAGCCTGCTCGGCAATCCAGGATGTCCCGATCAGTTAACGAATCCAACGTCGACCGATGATGAGGACTACGATCGTTACAGGCTGTACGCGATATATGTGTTACCTACGACACTTCGTTTTCTCGACTCGCGTCCCGTTACTAGACAGGAACGAATAGATGCCGAAAGACGCGGGAAATACTCGAGGACCGTGAAAATGGTCCCAGAATTGTCATCGAAGTTCGTTCCGAAGCCTGTGGAAGAGTTCGACGATATATTCTTCAACGTTAATTATACGCCTTTGCCAAGATCGATTCGCCATCCTCTCGATCACAAAG GAGCGTTTGGGAAATGCAGATACCGATATTCGGGAAAGAATTCGGAAGGGAATCGGTTCATATCGAATAACGATCTTTGA
- the LOC143431308 gene encoding leucine-rich melanocyte differentiation-associated protein isoform X1, with protein sequence MAERSQEDFNRSALTVRCGRAWYTGQRAEKIPEGLVGVVGDNCTSLDLSYNELTSITAVKHFHSLQELILDNNKLRDLRTLPRIPSLTTLSLNNNKITDIDSALKSIQECCPSVVYVSLLGNPGCPDQLTNPTSTDDEDYDRYRLYAIYVLPTTLRFLDSRPVTRQERIDAERRGKYSRTVKMVPELSSKFVPKPVEEFDDIFFNVNYTPLPRSIRHPLDHKGAFGKCRYRYSGKNSEGNRFISNNDL encoded by the exons ATGGCGGAACGGagccaagaagatttcaacaggAGCGCGTTGACGGTACGATGCGGACGG GCTTGGTACACGGGACAACGGGCCGAAAAAATTCCCGAAGGATTAGTGGGTGTTGTCGGCGATAATTGCACGAGTTTAGATCTATCTTACAACGAACTAACCTCAATTACCGCTGTTAAACATTTCCACAGCCTACAGGAGTTAATACTCGACAATAATAAGCTTCGAGACCTGAGAACGTTGCCTCGTATACCGAGTTTGACTACTCTCAGTTTAAACAACAACAAG ATAACAGACATAGACAGCGCGTTGAAAAGCATACAGGAATGTTGCCCAAGTGTGGTATATGTGAGCCTGCTCGGCAATCCAGGATGTCCCGATCAGTTAACGAATCCAACGTCGACCGATGATGAGGACTACGATCGTTACAGGCTGTACGCGATATATGTGTTACCTACGACACTTCGTTTTCTCGACTCGCGTCCCGTTACTAGACAGGAACGAATAGATGCCGAAAGACGCGGGAAATACTCGAGGACCGTGAAAATGGTCCCAGAATTGTCATCGAAGTTCGTTCCGAAGCCTGTGGAAGAGTTCGACGATATATTCTTCAACGTTAATTATACGCCTTTGCCAAGATCGATTCGCCATCCTCTCGATCACAAAG GAGCGTTTGGGAAATGCAGATACCGATATTCGGGAAAGAATTCGGAAGGGAATCGGTTCATATCGAATAACGATCTTTGA
- the LOC143431188 gene encoding non-homologous end-joining factor 1, which yields MNTNRYNQDVIWNNVIINNDAYLISIMQRDNGIQILLTNLVELWMETLTNEIILDRCQKLNPLLNVEAINYNEIVLNVLNNISKYIVEASVERIELSTEIEGGLMKFTLNLSKGTAEDFWNIITKPLCVSGNEIIRQRQLLLDLIKKKDDEIAEYKAGGAELLRKHIETKTFTEEQFKTDNPTANTIECTNAFQGLVNFYNEFNLCKWNASSRCKFLKLCVHCSCDNRRDDVHRTNQSTIKDIQGNNKRIGNNEDISLGTSTNVINAKTNLRKKGSPKRKVAINKTGTANMEYKPIKKLKKGLTNFIL from the exons ATGAATACTAATCGATATAACCAAGACGTAATATGGAACAATGTGATCATAAATAATGATGCCTACTTGATTTCTATCATGCAGAGAGATAACGGGATACAAATTTTGTTAACTAATCTTGTAGAGCTATGGATGGAGACATTGACGAATGAAATTATTTTAGACAGATGCCAA aAATTAAATCCACTTTTGAACGTCGAAGCTATAAATTACAATGAAATTGTATTAAATGTTTTGAACAATATATCAAAGTATATTGTCGAAGCATCCGTCGAACGTATCGAATTAAGCACCGAAATAGAAGGTGGTTTAATGAAATTTACCTTAAATTTATCAAAAGGCACAGCTGAAGATTTTTGGAACATTATAACTAAACCATTATGCGTGTCAGGAAATGAAATTATTCGTCAGCGTCAGCTTCTTTTAGATTTAATAAAGAAGAAAGATGATGAAATTGCTGAATATAAAGCAGGGGGTGCCGAATTGTTGAGAA AACATATTGAAACAAAAACTTTTACGGAAGAACAATTTAAAACAGATAATCCTACTGCAAATACTATTGAGTGCACAAATGCATTCCAAGGGCTAGTGAATTTTTACAATGAGTTTAATTTATGCAAATGGAATGCATCTTCAAG ATGTAAATTCTTAAAACTATGTGTACATTGTAGTTGTGATAATAGACGAGATGATGTACATCGAACAAATCAGAGCACGATTAAAGATATTCAGGGCAATAATAAGCGCATAGGTAACAATGAAGATATTTCACTGGGAACAAGCACAAATGTGATAAACGCAAAAACTAACCTGCGAAAGAAAGGTTCGCCTAAGAGAAAAGTAGCTATTAACAAAACCGGTACAGCAAATATGGAATATAAGCCGATCAAAAAGTTGAAGAAAGGTTTGACTAATTTTATATTGTGA